A part of Geothrix oryzae genomic DNA contains:
- a CDS encoding DUF1697 domain-containing protein, giving the protein MGKTFAFLRAINVGGHTVTMAKLRDLFEGFGLRGVETFIASGNLFFEAGREGEAALTRRLEAGLEEALGYEVIVFLRSEGELASLVEGCPFGKTDQAAAKAMNVAFLKAPLGPKETAALAALRTPVDDFQVRGREVWWLCRMKQSESTFSNAVFERALGVRATFRGFNTLHRLAEKAGVRSAR; this is encoded by the coding sequence ATGGGAAAAACCTTCGCCTTCCTCCGCGCCATCAATGTGGGGGGCCACACGGTCACCATGGCGAAGCTGCGGGATCTGTTCGAGGGCTTCGGGCTCCGGGGCGTCGAGACCTTCATCGCCAGCGGAAACCTGTTTTTCGAAGCGGGCCGGGAAGGGGAGGCTGCCCTCACCAGGCGCCTGGAAGCGGGCCTGGAGGAGGCCCTGGGGTACGAGGTGATCGTCTTCCTGCGTTCCGAGGGCGAGCTGGCGTCCCTGGTGGAAGGCTGCCCCTTCGGAAAAACCGACCAGGCCGCGGCGAAGGCGATGAATGTGGCCTTCCTCAAGGCACCGTTGGGGCCGAAGGAAACCGCGGCCCTCGCGGCCTTGCGGACGCCGGTGGACGACTTCCAGGTCCGCGGCCGTGAGGTCTGGTGGCTCTGCCGGATGAAGCAGAGCGAATCCACCTTCTCGAACGCCGTCTTCGAGCGGGCCCTCGGAGTGCGGGCCACCTTCCGCGGGTTCAATACCTTGCATCGGTTGGCGGAAAAGGCGGGGGTCAGAAGCGCCAGGTGA
- a CDS encoding DUF3187 family protein yields MRAALALALGLSLQAQDTAYPEMGPLPTRNMFTLLQAPMTYQPQAPRPIGAGRWQATLTHVRANVFEFSDLIKERPPSWFQGRHRMDRASLEALAAEYPNAPFVFYFDEEIARTTLQVRHGLTDRTDVWIELPAERHGGGDLDSPIEAFHKALGFAQWGRTEVARNQAVVATIRHGRLDFVREGSQPTRLQDPLLGVIHQIHQGEATGLSATFTVKPPLVTTYGSYKAGWDLEGGLSGWWDFAPTQTLYAGAAYTHRGRGNEAYNDLDYTSDLGAHLTWQGRRNRAVQPFVQLYFLSGFSTPRPFAKLHEGSLQHDLGVHVHLDRRATLTFRYINNITHHENTDDASFAGSLTWRF; encoded by the coding sequence ATGCGCGCCGCGCTCGCGCTGGCCCTCGGCCTGTCCCTCCAGGCCCAGGACACGGCCTACCCCGAGATGGGCCCCCTGCCCACCCGCAACATGTTCACCCTCCTCCAGGCCCCCATGACCTACCAGCCCCAGGCGCCCCGCCCCATCGGCGCCGGGCGCTGGCAGGCGACCCTCACCCATGTGCGGGCCAATGTCTTCGAGTTCTCGGACCTGATCAAGGAGCGGCCCCCCTCCTGGTTCCAGGGCCGTCACCGCATGGACCGCGCCTCCCTGGAAGCCCTGGCCGCCGAGTATCCCAATGCCCCTTTCGTGTTCTATTTCGACGAGGAGATCGCCCGGACGACCCTCCAGGTCCGGCATGGCCTCACGGATCGCACGGATGTCTGGATCGAACTGCCGGCGGAACGCCATGGGGGCGGGGACCTGGACAGCCCCATCGAGGCCTTCCACAAAGCCTTGGGTTTCGCCCAGTGGGGCCGCACGGAAGTGGCCCGCAACCAGGCCGTGGTGGCCACCATCCGCCACGGGCGGTTGGATTTCGTGCGGGAGGGCTCACAGCCGACCCGCCTTCAGGACCCGCTCCTCGGTGTCATCCACCAGATCCACCAGGGCGAGGCCACGGGTCTGAGCGCCACCTTCACCGTCAAGCCGCCGCTGGTGACCACCTACGGATCCTACAAGGCCGGATGGGACCTCGAGGGCGGCCTGAGCGGCTGGTGGGACTTCGCCCCCACGCAGACCCTCTATGCCGGGGCTGCCTACACCCACCGGGGGCGCGGCAACGAGGCCTACAACGATCTGGATTACACCTCGGACCTGGGGGCCCACCTCACCTGGCAGGGGCGGCGGAACCGGGCCGTGCAGCCCTTCGTCCAGCTCTACTTCCTGAGCGGGTTCAGCACCCCCCGGCCCTTCGCCAAGCTCCATGAGGGCAGCCTTCAGCACGACCTGGGCGTGCATGTCCACCTCGACCGGCGCGCCACCCTGACCTTCCGCTACATCAACAACATCACCCACCACGAGAACACGGACGACGCCTCCTTCGCGGGCAGCCTCACCTGGCGCTTCTGA